A region from the Rosa rugosa chromosome 6, drRosRugo1.1, whole genome shotgun sequence genome encodes:
- the LOC133716217 gene encoding uncharacterized protein LOC133716217 — protein MMLLWGLWKNRNDKLWNNLSKPGPAIVAHTLAWYEEFTQANKPTVQPASPKLKGRPSWNPPLPGMLHLNTDGAFVPSLNYSGMGGVIRNENGEFIAGFSSRKSHVVSALHADLLAIKHGLELIQALELTNVIILSCLVATKAIGEPGENLSLPGILVENINDLLHELSAVGI, from the coding sequence ATGATGCTTCTTTGGGGCCTCTGGAAAAATAGAAACGATAAACTCTGGAACAACTTGTCTAAACCTGGTCCTGCAATTGTGGCTCACACTTTGGCGTGGTACGAAGAGTTTACGCAAGCTAATAAACCCACTGTCCAACCTGCTTCACCGAAATTGAAAGGCAGGCCATCTTGGAATCCTCCCCTACCCGGAATGTTGCACTTGAACACTGATGGTGCCTTTGTTCCTTCTCTGAATTACAGTGGTATGGGTGGTGTTATACGAAATGAAAATGGAGAGTTTATAGCTGGGTTTTCTTCTAGAAAAAGCCATGTGGTTTCAGCATTGCATGCTGACTTGTTGGCAATTAAGCATGGATTGGAATTGATCCAAGCATTGGAATTGACTAATGTTATTATACTTAGTTGCCTGGTGGCTACTAAGGCCATTGGTGAACCGGGGGAGAATCTGTCTCTACCTGGTATCTTGGTAGAGAATATTAACGATTTATTGCATGAGTTGTCTGCTGTTGGTATTTAA